From Methanosarcina lacustris Z-7289, one genomic window encodes:
- a CDS encoding cation diffusion facilitator family transporter produces MYRQGGLSLTRQETEHSGKEHSYSHVHGVVDPELISTDRGLYAVKWAFAGLMVTALFQILVVWVSGSVALLADTIHNFGDAATAIPLGFAFLLSRKKPNKSFTYGYGRAEDLAGLLIVFLIFLSAVVAAYESVSRLLSPQPVTFLWAVAAASIIGFLGNELVAKFRIRVGKEIGSAALVADGYHARADGFTSLAVLFGALGVWLGYPLADPIIGLLITFAILHIVWGAGKSVFSRMLDGVDPQIVDDIRQIVSQVKDVKDITEVRVRWLGHRLYAEVNIAVESGLSVKEGHEIAVNVRHRMLHGLNYLSNAVVHVDPLGASGEAFHRRPEHEPDIPPANSH; encoded by the coding sequence ATGTACAGGCAGGGAGGTCTGAGCCTGACAAGACAAGAAACCGAGCATTCAGGAAAAGAACACTCATATTCCCATGTCCACGGAGTTGTGGATCCCGAACTTATTTCCACGGATAGGGGGTTATATGCTGTCAAATGGGCCTTTGCCGGCTTGATGGTAACTGCGCTCTTTCAAATTCTGGTCGTATGGGTTTCGGGAAGTGTAGCCCTTCTTGCAGACACCATTCATAACTTTGGGGACGCCGCAACTGCAATCCCCCTGGGTTTTGCCTTCCTGCTTTCCAGAAAAAAACCCAACAAAAGTTTTACTTACGGCTACGGCAGGGCAGAGGACCTCGCAGGTCTTTTAATTGTTTTCCTTATCTTTCTCAGTGCTGTAGTTGCCGCTTATGAATCGGTTTCAAGGCTTCTCTCCCCACAACCTGTGACTTTTCTATGGGCTGTGGCTGCAGCTTCGATTATTGGTTTTCTGGGAAATGAACTTGTGGCAAAGTTCAGGATCAGGGTAGGAAAAGAAATAGGAAGTGCTGCCCTTGTTGCCGATGGATACCATGCACGAGCAGATGGGTTTACCAGCCTTGCCGTGCTTTTCGGAGCCCTGGGCGTCTGGCTGGGTTATCCTCTCGCAGACCCGATAATCGGACTCCTGATTACATTTGCAATCCTCCACATAGTATGGGGAGCAGGAAAATCCGTTTTTTCCCGCATGCTTGATGGGGTTGACCCTCAAATTGTGGATGATATCAGGCAGATAGTAAGCCAGGTAAAAGATGTAAAGGATATTACGGAGGTAAGGGTGCGCTGGTTAGGGCACAGGCTTTATGCTGAAGTTAACATCGCAGTTGAATCCGGACTCTCTGTTAAGGAAGGGCATGAAATCGCGGTAAACGTGAGGCACAGAATGCTGCATGGTCTGAATTACCTGTCAAACGCAGTTGTACACGTAGATCCTCTGGGTGCGTCCGGAGAGGCGTTTCATCGGCGCCCGGAACACGAACCCGACATACCGCCTGCAAATTCTCACTGA
- the gpmI gene encoding 2,3-bisphosphoglycerate-independent phosphoglycerate mutase, translated as MTQARRPLMLMILDGWGYSEAKDGNAILAARTPNLDRLLKEYPWCFLECSGEAVGLPEGQMGNSEVGHLNIGAGRIVYQDLTRINLSVRNGDFFQNPVFLNAISNAQLNDSSLHLMGLVSYGGVHSYMTHLHALIKLAQEKGLKKVYIHAFLDGRDVPPKAALADIKELDAFCKENGSARIATVQGRYYAMDRDTRWERSKLAYDALTLGVAPYKVLNAETAVSEAYARGENDEFVKPTIVTDSEGNPEAVIQDNDSIIFFNFRPDRARQLTWAFVQDDFEGFVREKRPKVHYVCMAQYDETLDLPIAFPPEKLENVLGEVLSKQGLVQLRIAETEKYAHVTFFLNGGQEKCYEGEDRCLIPSPKIATYDLKPEMSAYEVTDEVIRRIQSGKYDVIILNFANMDMVGHTGIFKAAVQAVETVDSCVGRITEALEKVGGVALITADHGNAEQMEDPHTGEPHTAHTSNPVRCIYAGNGEVKALENGKLSDLAPSLLELLRVPKPEEMKGKSLVVKE; from the coding sequence ATGACTCAGGCTAGAAGACCTCTTATGCTCATGATCCTTGATGGCTGGGGCTACAGTGAAGCCAAAGACGGAAATGCTATCCTGGCAGCCAGAACTCCAAATCTCGACCGCCTGCTGAAAGAATACCCATGGTGCTTTTTAGAATGCTCAGGGGAAGCCGTAGGTCTGCCAGAAGGTCAGATGGGAAACTCTGAAGTCGGCCATTTGAATATAGGAGCAGGAAGAATTGTTTACCAGGACCTTACAAGAATAAATCTCTCTGTCAGGAACGGAGACTTTTTCCAAAATCCTGTTTTTCTGAATGCAATTTCAAACGCGCAGCTTAATGATTCAAGCCTGCATCTAATGGGACTTGTCTCTTACGGAGGCGTTCACAGTTATATGACTCACCTTCATGCCCTTATCAAACTTGCACAGGAAAAAGGGCTAAAAAAAGTATATATACATGCTTTTCTGGACGGAAGGGACGTGCCTCCTAAAGCTGCTCTTGCAGACATTAAGGAACTTGATGCTTTTTGTAAGGAAAACGGGAGCGCCAGGATTGCGACAGTCCAGGGGCGCTACTACGCAATGGACAGGGATACACGCTGGGAACGGTCAAAGCTTGCCTATGATGCTCTTACTCTTGGAGTTGCCCCGTATAAAGTCCTTAATGCTGAAACTGCAGTTTCGGAAGCCTATGCCAGGGGAGAAAATGACGAGTTTGTAAAACCCACTATAGTTACTGACTCTGAAGGGAATCCCGAGGCAGTCATACAGGACAACGATTCCATAATTTTCTTTAATTTCAGGCCTGATAGGGCACGTCAGCTAACCTGGGCTTTTGTACAAGATGACTTTGAAGGTTTCGTCAGGGAAAAACGCCCGAAAGTTCACTATGTCTGCATGGCGCAGTATGATGAAACCCTGGATTTGCCTATTGCCTTCCCACCTGAAAAACTGGAAAATGTGCTTGGGGAAGTACTCAGCAAACAGGGGCTTGTCCAGCTTCGCATTGCTGAAACCGAGAAATACGCCCACGTGACTTTTTTCCTGAACGGTGGGCAGGAAAAATGTTATGAGGGTGAAGACCGCTGCCTGATTCCCTCTCCCAAGATTGCCACCTATGACCTCAAACCCGAGATGAGTGCATATGAAGTTACGGATGAGGTGATCCGGAGAATTCAGTCCGGAAAGTATGATGTAATTATACTCAATTTCGCAAATATGGATATGGTTGGGCACACAGGAATTTTCAAAGCCGCAGTGCAGGCAGTAGAAACCGTAGATAGCTGTGTGGGCAGGATTACGGAGGCTCTGGAAAAAGTCGGAGGTGTAGCACTTATAACTGCAGATCACGGGAACGCCGAACAGATGGAAGATCCACACACCGGAGAGCCGCATACAGCTCATACCTCAAATCCTGTAAGATGCATTTATGCAGGAAATGGCGAAGTAAAAGCCCTTGAGAACGGAAAACTGTCTGACCTTGCTCCTTCCCTCCTTGAGCTTCTTAGGGTCCCGAAACCCGAAGAGATGAAAGGCAAATCATTAGTTGTAAAAGAGTGA
- a CDS encoding beta-ribofuranosylaminobenzene 5'-phosphate synthase, whose translation MIKITTPCRLHMTLIDMNGEIGRVDGGAGLTLSSPNIKITAAEADEIQIEGLQGFADRMRKAAEALLPEGTGVRINVEELIPAHVGFGSGTQVSLAAAAAVNELYGLEKSVRELAFAVKRGGTSGIGVTAFEKGGFIVDGGHRFKDKGAFMPSAASRVPPGPVLFREDFPDWDLVIAVPNEKGMHDQEEINVFQEFCPLPIEEVREVAHMVLMKMMPAVIEGDLENFGAAVNHVQTVGFNKRENLIWPGFVKEIASFMRSRSYGTGVSSFGPVVYAFVDNREEGRQLQAEVQKMLDESVGGITMMTRAKNSGAEISKV comes from the coding sequence ATGATCAAAATAACCACTCCTTGTAGGCTTCACATGACCCTTATCGATATGAACGGTGAAATCGGGAGAGTTGATGGGGGAGCAGGGCTGACCCTTTCCTCTCCTAATATAAAAATTACTGCAGCAGAGGCTGATGAAATCCAGATAGAGGGGCTGCAGGGATTTGCCGATCGCATGAGAAAAGCTGCAGAAGCTCTGCTTCCTGAAGGAACAGGAGTCAGAATTAATGTAGAAGAACTGATTCCTGCCCATGTGGGTTTTGGATCAGGTACCCAGGTTTCCCTGGCTGCGGCAGCAGCTGTGAATGAACTGTATGGGCTTGAAAAAAGCGTTAGGGAACTTGCATTTGCAGTTAAAAGGGGAGGGACCTCGGGTATAGGAGTAACTGCTTTTGAGAAGGGTGGATTCATAGTTGATGGAGGACACAGGTTCAAAGACAAAGGGGCCTTCATGCCTTCAGCCGCTAGCAGGGTGCCGCCGGGTCCTGTACTTTTTAGAGAAGATTTCCCTGATTGGGATCTCGTTATTGCAGTTCCCAATGAGAAAGGCATGCATGATCAGGAAGAGATCAATGTGTTTCAGGAATTCTGCCCCCTGCCGATAGAGGAGGTCAGGGAGGTTGCACATATGGTACTCATGAAGATGATGCCTGCAGTAATAGAGGGCGACCTCGAAAACTTCGGGGCTGCGGTAAATCATGTACAGACAGTGGGTTTCAATAAAAGGGAGAATCTGATCTGGCCCGGCTTCGTCAAGGAAATCGCCTCTTTCATGCGCAGCCGGAGTTACGGAACCGGAGTAAGCTCTTTTGGGCCTGTTGTTTATGCTTTTGTGGATAACAGGGAAGAAGGCAGGCAGCTCCAGGCAGAAGTCCAGAAAATGCTTGATGAATCTGTAGGTGGAATCACAATGATGACTCGAGCAAAGAACAGTGGGGCAGAGATCTCTAAAGTTTGA
- a CDS encoding acetate uptake transporter, with protein MSEEIQDIMNLTHVKIQDYTANPAPLGLMAFGMTTVLLNIHNAGFFPMNAMILSMGFFYGGIAQVIAGIEEWKKGNTFGATAFTSFGFFWLTLVGIVLLPKTGSYSGLEAKAFPFAAYLFMWGVFTFFMFIGTLRGSRALSVVFLTLTILFFLLAAGNYLESAAILKIAGYEGIFTGLSAIYTALGQVLNESYGKKIVPL; from the coding sequence ATGAGTGAGGAAATTCAAGACATTATGAATCTTACGCACGTAAAAATCCAGGACTATACGGCGAACCCTGCTCCATTGGGTTTGATGGCTTTCGGAATGACAACTGTGCTTTTGAATATACACAATGCAGGTTTCTTTCCTATGAACGCGATGATCCTTTCGATGGGCTTTTTCTATGGGGGGATAGCTCAGGTCATTGCCGGAATCGAGGAATGGAAGAAAGGCAATACATTCGGAGCCACGGCTTTTACTTCATTCGGATTTTTCTGGCTCACTCTGGTAGGAATTGTCCTGCTTCCGAAGACTGGAAGCTACTCAGGATTGGAAGCTAAGGCATTCCCATTTGCTGCATACCTCTTCATGTGGGGAGTTTTCACATTTTTCATGTTTATAGGTACATTGAGAGGCTCAAGGGCTCTATCTGTTGTATTCTTGACTCTTACAATCCTGTTCTTCTTGCTGGCCGCAGGAAATTACCTTGAGAGTGCAGCAATCCTCAAAATCGCTGGTTATGAAGGAATCTTTACAGGACTTTCCGCAA